From one Macaca nemestrina isolate mMacNem1 chromosome 5, mMacNem.hap1, whole genome shotgun sequence genomic stretch:
- the LOC105465625 gene encoding trace amine-associated receptor 2: MAVPSEQHELSHSKRTQTKKETFNCSEYGNRSCPENERSLGVRVAMYSFMAGAIFITIFGNLAMIISISYFKQLHTPTNFLILSMAITDFLLGFTIMPYSMIRSVENCWYFGLTFCKIHYSFDLMLSITSIFHLCSVAIDRFYAICYPLHYSTKITIPVIKRLLLLCWSVPGAFAFGVVFSEAYADGIEGYDILVACSSSCPVMFNKLWGTTLFMTGFFTPGSMMVGIYGKIFAVSRKHAHAINSLPENQNNQVKKDKKAAKTLGIVMGVFLLCWFPCFFTILLDPFLNFSTPVILFDALTWFGYFNSTCNPLIYGFFYPWFRRALKYILLGKVFSSHFHNTNLCIQKENE; encoded by the coding sequence GAAACATTCAATTGCTCTGAATATGGAAATAGATCTTGCCCAGAAAATGAAAGGTCTCTGGGTGTCCGAGTGGCCATGTATTCATTTATGGCAGGAGCCATATTCATCACAATATTTGGCAATCTTGCCATGATAATTTCTATTTCCTACTTCAAGCAGCTTCACACACCAACCAACTTCCTCATCCTCTCCATGGCCATCACTGATTTCCTCCTGGGATTTACCATCATGCCATATAGTATGATCAGATCAGTGGAGAACTGCTGGTATTTTGGGCTTACATTTTGCAAGATTCATTATAGTTTTGACCTGATGCTTAGCATAACATCCATTTTTCATCTTTGCTCAGTGGCCATTGATAGATTTTATGCTATCTGTTACCCATTACATTATTCCACCAAAATAACTATTCCAGTCATTAAAAGATTGCTACTTCTATGCTGGTCGGTCCCTGGAGCATTTGCCTTTGGGGTGGTCTTCTCAGAGGCCTATGCAGATGGAATAGAGGGTTATGACATCTTGGTTGCCTGTTCCAGTTCCTGCCCAGTGATGTTCAACAAACTATGGGGGACCACCTTGTTTATGACAGGTTTCTTCACTCCTGGGTCTATGATGGTGGGGATTTATGGCAAAATTTTTGCAGTATCCAGAAAACATGCTCATGCCATCAATAGCTTGccagaaaatcaaaataatcaagtgaagaaagacaaaaaagctGCCAAAACTTTAGGAATAGTGATGGGAGTTTTCTTATTATGTTGGTTTCCTTGTTTCTTCACAATTTTATTGGATCCCTTTTTGAACTTCTCTACTCCTGTAATTTTGTTTGATGCCTTGACGTGGTTTGGTTATTTTAACTCCACATGTAATCCGTTAATATATGGTTTCTTCTATCCCTGGTTTCGCAGAGCACTGAAGTACATTTTGCTAGGTAAAGTTTTCAGCTCACATTTCCATAATACTAATTTGtgtatacaaaaagaaaatgagtaa